In Pontibacillus yanchengensis, the following are encoded in one genomic region:
- the recU gene encoding Holliday junction resolvase RecU encodes MIMNYPNGHKRTPPPTGEKKNKKPDYSNRGMTLEEDINQTNQAYLRSGKAVIHKKPTPVQIVNVDFPKRSAAVIKEAYFKQPSTTDYNGVYKGKYVDFEAKETKNKTSFPLSNVHEHQIQHMKQVIEHGGICFIILRFSQQEETYLLPAEKLFSYWERQSNGGRKSIPYKDIQQGGHFIPLKFHIRVDYLSILDEVYL; translated from the coding sequence TTGATTATGAATTACCCAAATGGTCATAAACGAACACCACCACCTACAGGTGAAAAAAAAAACAAGAAACCTGATTACTCTAATCGAGGCATGACACTTGAAGAAGATATTAATCAGACAAACCAAGCGTACTTACGATCAGGTAAAGCTGTTATTCACAAAAAGCCAACACCTGTCCAAATCGTAAATGTTGATTTCCCAAAACGTAGTGCTGCTGTTATAAAAGAGGCATACTTTAAACAACCCTCCACTACAGATTATAATGGTGTTTATAAGGGTAAGTATGTAGACTTTGAAGCTAAGGAGACAAAAAACAAAACTTCTTTTCCGCTTTCTAATGTTCATGAACACCAAATACAGCATATGAAGCAAGTGATTGAACATGGAGGTATTTGTTTTATTATCCTCCGTTTTTCTCAACAGGAGGAAACATATTTGTTACCTGCAGAGAAACTTTTTTCGTATTGGGAACGTCAAAGTAATGGTGGAAGAAAATCAATTCCTTATAAGGATATACAACAAGGAGGACATTTCATCCCATTGAAATTTCATATAAGAGTAGATTATTTATCAATACTAGATGAAGTGTACCTTTAA